In one Alnus glutinosa chromosome 14, dhAlnGlut1.1, whole genome shotgun sequence genomic region, the following are encoded:
- the LOC133857405 gene encoding uncharacterized protein LOC133857405 — protein MSSMITPQGVVLATAMAVSGTVFLLVLRLQKSLPGTQFPGDQIPESPPPILRSCISTEGKKKKKKKKRVQFAEDVVDPSGDGEEYRRQHAIINKSSSSSSSSTSPPPTLKQTRGMPENRVALYNGILRDRVVHRLAYSC, from the exons ATGTCTTCAATGATAACCCCTCAAGGTGTGGTCCTGGCCACAGCCATGGCCGTCTCCGGCACCGTTTTCCTCCTCGTGCTTCGCCTGCAAAAGTCTCTTCCGGGTACCCAATTTCCCGGCGATCAAATTCCAGAGTCCCCACCGCCAATCTTACGTTCTTGTATCTCAACCG aggggaagaagaagaagaagaagaagaagagggtgcAGTTTGCAGAAGATGTGGTGGATCCGAGTGGGGATGGGGAGGAGTATAGAAGGCAGCATGCCATAATTAAcaagtcttcttcttcatcgtcGTCGTCAACTTCACCGCCACCGACTTTAAAACAGACGAGAGGAATGCCTGAAAACAGGGTGGCTCTGTACAACGGAATTCTCAGGGACCGTGTGGTTCATCGATTGGCCTACTCTTGCTGA